One window of Quercus robur chromosome 5, dhQueRobu3.1, whole genome shotgun sequence genomic DNA carries:
- the LOC126727223 gene encoding cysteine-rich receptor-like protein kinase 25 isoform X1, giving the protein MGIPSSSVSMHLVLLSILSSLCLTSKAAQYRYHFCSNQTTFSPNSIYRSNLSHLLSFLSANSTTETGFYNTTAGQTHTPENTVYGLFLCRGDLTTKECRDCVSTATKEIVQLYCPDEKVGVIWYDECVLRYSNRSFFSIMEDKPRTVLWNLLDITETERDRFLQLAEKALSDLVPAAANALSGAKKFATKEAKFTESQTLYSLVECTPDLSSFDCNRCLQGAIAKLSKSYDGKRGGRVLSPSCNIRYEVYAFFHVQAQADAPQPKGKGKISTVIAIVIGVTIAASVVLVILLYCFQRRKARKKSNATNEKNSGKSDGLLSFHADASEITNVESLQFDFETIEAATNKFSDDSIIGEGGFGKVYKGVLLEGKEVAVKRFSMKSLQGLEEFKNEVLLIAKLQHKNLVRLLGCGIEGEEKLLVYEFMPNKSLDFFIFDSKRRSQLDWKTCNNIISGIARGLLYLHEDSRLKIIHRDLKPSNVLLDHDMVAKISDFGMARIFCENQNIASTKRVVGTYGYMAPEYALEGVFSVKSDVFSFGVILLEIISGKRNSGFYLTEHAQTLLAYAWRLWCEDKVLEFVDNFLMESCWTSEIVRCIHIGLLCVQENPNDRPTMSTVVILLGSELIDLPEPKHPAFSMDKFTQIDEFSVNELSISNIVPR; this is encoded by the exons ATGGGCATCCCTTCTTCCAGTGTCTCGATGCACCTAGTGCTCCTTTCCATACTCTCCTCCTTATGCCTTACCAGTAAAGCAGCCCAATACCGCTACCATTTCTGTTCAAACCAAACCACTTTCTCCCCCAATAGCATCTACCGGTCTAATCTCAGCCACCTCCTCTCTTTCCTTTCCGCAAATTCCACCACTGAAACCGGTTTCTACAACACCACAGCGGGTCAAACTCATACACCAGAGAACACAGTTTACGGCCTCTTCCTCTGCCGTGGTGATCTCACCACCAAAGAGTGCCGAGACTGCGTGTCAACCGCAACCAAAGAGATCGTTCAGCTGTACTGCCCAGATGAAAAAGTGGGTGTGATATGGTATGATGAATGTGTGTTACGCTACTCAAATCGATCCTTCTTCTCCATCATGGAAGACAAGCCGAGAACGGTTCTGTGGAACTTGTTGGATAtaacagagacagagagagatcgCTTCCTTCAGCTAGCGGAAAAAGCATTGAGTGACTTGGTGCCAGCGGCCGCAAATGCTTTGTCTGGTGCTAAAAAGTTTGCTACCAAAGAAGCCAAATTTACCGAATCGCAAACATTATACAGCCTTGTGGAGTGTACCCCTGACCTATCCAGCTTTGATTGCAATAGGTGTCTTCAGGGAGCCATAGCTAAGTTGTCCAAATCTTATGATGGAAAGAGAGGGGGGCGAGTTCTGTCTCCTAGTTGTAACATTAGGTATGAAGTTTACGCGTTTTTCCATGTACAAGCTCAAGCTGATGCCCCACAACCAAAAG GAAAAGGCAAAATCTCAACGGTAATAGCTATCGTTATTGGTGTTACAATTGCTGCGTCTGTTGTGCTAGTCATTCTGCTTTACTGTTTCCAAAGGAGGAAAGCAAGAAAGAAGTCCAATGCTACAAACGAAAAGAATTCTGGGAAATCTGACGGCCTCCTAAGCTTTCATG CAGATGCAAGTGAAATAACGAATGTAGAATCCTtgcaatttgattttgagacaattGAAGCTGCCACAAACAAATTCTCAGATGACAGCATAATTGGTGAAGGTGGATTTGGTAAAGTTTACAAG GGTGTGCTACTTGAAGGGAAGGAAGTAGCCGTTAAAAGGTTCTCAATGAAGTCATTGCAAGGCTTAGAGGAATTCAAAAATGAGGTCCTACTTATTGCAAAACTTCAACACAAAAATCTTGTGAGGCTATTGGGATGTGGCATAGAGGGAGAGGAAAAGCTGCTTGTCTATGAGTTCATGCCTAACAAAAgcctagatttttttatttttg ATTCAAAAAGACGCTCACAGCTTGATTGGAAGACTTGCAATAATATTATTAGTGGGATTGCCAGAGGGCTTCTATATCTTCATGAGGACTCCCGACTTAAAATCATTCATAGGGACTTGAAGCCTAGTAATGTGTTGTTGGACCATGACATGGTTGCCAAAATATCTGATTTTGGAATGGCAAGGATCTTTTGTGAAAACCAGAATATAGCTAGCACCAAAAGAGTTGTAGGAACATA CGGGTACATGGCTCCAGAATATGCATTGGAAGGAGTATTCTCTGTGAAGTCTGATGTCTTTAGCTTTGGTGTAATCTTGCTTGAGATTATTAGTGGGAAAAGGAATAGTGGTTTCTACCTTACAGAACATGCCCAGACACTCCTTGCATAT GCATGGAGATTGTGGTGTGAAGATAAAGTGTTAGAGTTCGTGGACAACTTCTTGATGGAATCATGTTGGACATCAGAAATTGTAAGATGCATACATATCGGACTTTTGTGTGTGCA
- the LOC126727223 gene encoding cysteine-rich receptor-like protein kinase 25 isoform X2, whose protein sequence is MGIPSSSVSMHLVLLSILSSLCLTSKAAQYRYHFCSNQTTFSPNSIYRSNLSHLLSFLSANSTTETGFYNTTAGQTHTPENTVYGLFLCRGDLTTKECRDCVSTATKEIVQLYCPDEKVGVIWYDECVLRYSNRSFFSIMEDKPRTVLWNLLDITETERDRFLQLAEKALSDLVPAAANALSGAKKFATKEAKFTESQTLYSLVECTPDLSSFDCNRCLQGAIAKLSKSYDGKRGGRVLSPSCNIRYEVYAFFHVQAQADAPQPKGKGKISTVIAIVIGVTIAASVVLVILLYCFQRRKARKKSNATNEKNSGKSDGLLSFHDASEITNVESLQFDFETIEAATNKFSDDSIIGEGGFGKVYKGVLLEGKEVAVKRFSMKSLQGLEEFKNEVLLIAKLQHKNLVRLLGCGIEGEEKLLVYEFMPNKSLDFFIFDSKRRSQLDWKTCNNIISGIARGLLYLHEDSRLKIIHRDLKPSNVLLDHDMVAKISDFGMARIFCENQNIASTKRVVGTYGYMAPEYALEGVFSVKSDVFSFGVILLEIISGKRNSGFYLTEHAQTLLAYAWRLWCEDKVLEFVDNFLMESCWTSEIVRCIHIGLLCVQENPNDRPTMSTVVILLGSELIDLPEPKHPAFSMDKFTQIDEFSVNELSISNIVPR, encoded by the exons ATGGGCATCCCTTCTTCCAGTGTCTCGATGCACCTAGTGCTCCTTTCCATACTCTCCTCCTTATGCCTTACCAGTAAAGCAGCCCAATACCGCTACCATTTCTGTTCAAACCAAACCACTTTCTCCCCCAATAGCATCTACCGGTCTAATCTCAGCCACCTCCTCTCTTTCCTTTCCGCAAATTCCACCACTGAAACCGGTTTCTACAACACCACAGCGGGTCAAACTCATACACCAGAGAACACAGTTTACGGCCTCTTCCTCTGCCGTGGTGATCTCACCACCAAAGAGTGCCGAGACTGCGTGTCAACCGCAACCAAAGAGATCGTTCAGCTGTACTGCCCAGATGAAAAAGTGGGTGTGATATGGTATGATGAATGTGTGTTACGCTACTCAAATCGATCCTTCTTCTCCATCATGGAAGACAAGCCGAGAACGGTTCTGTGGAACTTGTTGGATAtaacagagacagagagagatcgCTTCCTTCAGCTAGCGGAAAAAGCATTGAGTGACTTGGTGCCAGCGGCCGCAAATGCTTTGTCTGGTGCTAAAAAGTTTGCTACCAAAGAAGCCAAATTTACCGAATCGCAAACATTATACAGCCTTGTGGAGTGTACCCCTGACCTATCCAGCTTTGATTGCAATAGGTGTCTTCAGGGAGCCATAGCTAAGTTGTCCAAATCTTATGATGGAAAGAGAGGGGGGCGAGTTCTGTCTCCTAGTTGTAACATTAGGTATGAAGTTTACGCGTTTTTCCATGTACAAGCTCAAGCTGATGCCCCACAACCAAAAG GAAAAGGCAAAATCTCAACGGTAATAGCTATCGTTATTGGTGTTACAATTGCTGCGTCTGTTGTGCTAGTCATTCTGCTTTACTGTTTCCAAAGGAGGAAAGCAAGAAAGAAGTCCAATGCTACAAACGAAAAGAATTCTGGGAAATCTGACGGCCTCCTAAGCTTTCATG ATGCAAGTGAAATAACGAATGTAGAATCCTtgcaatttgattttgagacaattGAAGCTGCCACAAACAAATTCTCAGATGACAGCATAATTGGTGAAGGTGGATTTGGTAAAGTTTACAAG GGTGTGCTACTTGAAGGGAAGGAAGTAGCCGTTAAAAGGTTCTCAATGAAGTCATTGCAAGGCTTAGAGGAATTCAAAAATGAGGTCCTACTTATTGCAAAACTTCAACACAAAAATCTTGTGAGGCTATTGGGATGTGGCATAGAGGGAGAGGAAAAGCTGCTTGTCTATGAGTTCATGCCTAACAAAAgcctagatttttttatttttg ATTCAAAAAGACGCTCACAGCTTGATTGGAAGACTTGCAATAATATTATTAGTGGGATTGCCAGAGGGCTTCTATATCTTCATGAGGACTCCCGACTTAAAATCATTCATAGGGACTTGAAGCCTAGTAATGTGTTGTTGGACCATGACATGGTTGCCAAAATATCTGATTTTGGAATGGCAAGGATCTTTTGTGAAAACCAGAATATAGCTAGCACCAAAAGAGTTGTAGGAACATA CGGGTACATGGCTCCAGAATATGCATTGGAAGGAGTATTCTCTGTGAAGTCTGATGTCTTTAGCTTTGGTGTAATCTTGCTTGAGATTATTAGTGGGAAAAGGAATAGTGGTTTCTACCTTACAGAACATGCCCAGACACTCCTTGCATAT GCATGGAGATTGTGGTGTGAAGATAAAGTGTTAGAGTTCGTGGACAACTTCTTGATGGAATCATGTTGGACATCAGAAATTGTAAGATGCATACATATCGGACTTTTGTGTGTGCA